The following proteins are encoded in a genomic region of Planococcus lenghuensis:
- the nusA gene encoding transcription termination factor NusA has translation MSSDLLDALTALEKQKGISRDVLIEAIEAALVTAYKRNFNQAQNVRVDLNLDTGTMLVFSRKDVVEEVEDDRLQISLNDAKAINPAYEEGDIVEEEVTPRNFGRIAAQTAKQVVTQRVREAERGLIFDEYVDRADDIVNGIVERMDPRNMYVGLGKVEAVLPQSEQMSNETYKPHDRIKVYITKVERTTRGPQVFVSRTHPGLLRRLFENEVPEIFEGIVEIKSIAREAGDRSKISVFAHNEEVDPVGSCVGARGSRVQTIVDELGGEKIDIVEWSEDPVVFVANALSPSKVLEVLVNEEEKSTTVIVPDYQLSLAIGKRGQNARLAAKLTGWKIDIKSETDARELGIYPTGDADDFQEEEELEDFNFYGDEE, from the coding sequence ATGAGCAGTGATCTGCTGGATGCGCTGACAGCGCTTGAAAAACAAAAAGGAATTTCACGGGATGTCTTGATTGAGGCAATTGAAGCGGCACTTGTTACTGCTTATAAACGGAACTTCAATCAGGCCCAGAATGTCCGGGTTGATCTGAACCTGGATACAGGCACGATGCTGGTGTTTTCCCGTAAGGATGTTGTGGAAGAAGTGGAGGATGACCGCCTGCAGATTTCTTTGAATGATGCAAAAGCGATCAACCCCGCTTATGAAGAAGGGGATATCGTGGAAGAGGAAGTGACGCCCCGCAACTTCGGCCGCATTGCAGCCCAGACTGCAAAACAAGTCGTGACCCAGCGCGTACGCGAAGCGGAGCGCGGTCTGATCTTTGATGAATATGTAGATCGGGCGGACGATATTGTCAACGGCATCGTCGAACGGATGGATCCACGGAATATGTATGTCGGCCTTGGAAAAGTGGAAGCGGTTCTGCCACAGAGCGAACAAATGTCAAACGAAACATACAAACCGCATGACCGCATCAAGGTATACATCACAAAAGTGGAACGGACGACACGCGGCCCGCAGGTGTTCGTATCACGGACCCATCCGGGACTGCTGCGCCGGCTGTTCGAAAATGAAGTGCCTGAAATTTTCGAAGGTATCGTTGAGATTAAGTCGATTGCCCGGGAAGCCGGCGACCGGTCAAAGATCTCCGTCTTCGCGCATAACGAAGAAGTGGATCCGGTCGGATCCTGTGTCGGTGCCCGCGGTTCCCGGGTCCAGACAATCGTTGACGAGCTCGGTGGCGAAAAAATCGACATCGTGGAATGGTCGGAAGACCCGGTTGTCTTCGTTGCCAACGCGCTGAGCCCTTCAAAAGTGCTTGAGGTGCTGGTGAATGAAGAAGAGAAATCGACTACCGTCATTGTTCCGGATTATCAGCTCTCGCTTGCGATCGGCAAACGCGGACAGAACGCACGTCTGGCAGCGAAGCTGACAGGCTGGAAAATCGACATCAAGAGTGAGACAGATGCACGTGAATTGGGGATTTACCCGACAGGCGATGCAGATGACTTCCAAGAGGAAGAGGAGCTCGAAGATTTCAATTTCTACGGCGACGAAGAATAA
- the infB gene encoding translation initiation factor IF-2, whose translation MSKLKVHEYARKVKKSSREVIGELAKLNIEVTTHMAELEPGTISKLDKVYDRDTSADEKPARPAASQTRPAASQNRTSSASQGSQNRSSGIQGTQNRSQGTQSSGSTSKPAAGSQGPSGQSRSQGNQNRSGGGRNNASGRGGAQAGGRPSGRGLKGGPGRKGKQQRSANPAPPMPKKEKELPEKITFSESLSVGELAKKLGREPSEIIKKLFMLNVMATINQELDKDAIELICADYGVEVEEEVLVDTTDLETYFEPMEGAETRERPPVVTIMGHVDHGKTTLLDSIRNTKVTAGEAGGITQHIGAYQIEENGKKITFLDTPGHAAFTTMRARGAKVTDVTILVVAADDGVMPQTVEAINHAKAAEVPIIVAVNKIDKPGANKDRVMQELTEHGLVPEAWGGDTIFVEVSALKGEGIDSLIEMILLVSEVGELQADAKRNALGTVIEAQLDKGRGSVATLLVQDGTLRIGDPIVVGDTFGRIRAMVNDAGRRVKEAGPSTPVEITGLNDVPQAGDRFVVFEDEKTARQVGEVRASNAIQVSRSEKTRVTLDNLFDQMKQGEMKELNLIVKGDVQGSVEALAASLMKIDVEGVNVKIIHTGAGAITESDISLAAASNAIVIGFNVRPDVNAKRAAEAEGVDIRLHRIIYKVIEEIEFAMKGLLDPEFEEKIIGQAEVRNVFKVSKVGTIAGSYVTDGKITRDSGVRVIRDSIVIFEGEIDTLKRFKDDVKEVAQGYECGITIKNFNDAKELDVIEAYVMEEIARK comes from the coding sequence ATGTCCAAATTGAAAGTACATGAATATGCTAGAAAAGTTAAAAAATCGAGTCGTGAAGTGATTGGTGAGCTTGCAAAGCTTAATATTGAGGTCACCACCCATATGGCAGAGCTGGAGCCAGGCACCATTTCCAAGCTGGATAAGGTTTACGACCGGGACACGTCGGCTGATGAAAAACCGGCACGGCCTGCGGCAAGTCAGACACGGCCTGCGGCAAGTCAAAACAGAACGTCATCAGCTTCCCAGGGCAGTCAAAACCGGAGTTCCGGCATCCAGGGCACTCAGAACAGATCGCAAGGAACCCAAAGCAGCGGCAGCACGAGTAAGCCGGCAGCCGGAAGCCAGGGGCCAAGCGGCCAAAGCAGAAGCCAAGGTAACCAGAACCGCTCAGGCGGAGGCCGGAACAATGCGTCCGGCCGCGGCGGCGCACAAGCCGGCGGACGTCCAAGCGGGCGCGGACTGAAAGGCGGTCCGGGCAGAAAAGGAAAACAGCAGCGCAGTGCAAATCCTGCACCGCCAATGCCGAAGAAAGAGAAAGAATTGCCGGAAAAAATCACGTTTTCCGAATCTCTCTCGGTTGGAGAACTGGCGAAAAAGCTGGGACGGGAACCGTCAGAAATCATTAAAAAGCTGTTCATGCTTAATGTGATGGCCACCATCAACCAAGAACTTGATAAAGATGCGATTGAGCTGATCTGTGCCGATTACGGCGTGGAAGTGGAAGAAGAAGTCCTTGTGGATACAACGGACCTTGAAACGTATTTTGAACCGATGGAAGGGGCGGAAACACGGGAACGTCCGCCGGTTGTCACGATCATGGGACACGTTGACCATGGTAAAACGACATTGCTGGATTCCATCCGGAACACAAAAGTGACGGCGGGAGAAGCCGGAGGAATCACCCAGCACATTGGTGCTTACCAGATTGAAGAAAATGGCAAGAAGATCACGTTCCTTGATACTCCGGGACACGCAGCGTTTACGACAATGCGTGCGCGCGGTGCGAAAGTAACGGATGTAACGATTCTGGTCGTTGCTGCAGACGACGGGGTTATGCCGCAGACGGTTGAAGCGATCAATCATGCGAAAGCGGCGGAAGTGCCGATTATCGTGGCAGTCAACAAAATCGACAAGCCGGGAGCCAATAAGGACCGGGTGATGCAGGAATTAACCGAGCATGGCCTTGTTCCTGAAGCATGGGGCGGAGATACAATTTTCGTTGAAGTATCCGCACTTAAAGGTGAAGGAATCGACAGCCTGATCGAAATGATCCTGCTGGTTTCTGAAGTCGGGGAACTCCAGGCAGATGCGAAGCGCAATGCGCTTGGTACGGTTATCGAAGCGCAGCTGGATAAAGGGCGCGGCTCTGTTGCGACACTGCTTGTGCAGGATGGCACTCTCCGAATCGGCGACCCAATCGTAGTCGGTGACACATTCGGCCGGATCCGGGCAATGGTTAATGACGCAGGACGCCGGGTGAAAGAAGCCGGACCGTCAACACCGGTCGAAATTACCGGCCTTAATGATGTGCCGCAGGCAGGTGACCGGTTCGTCGTGTTCGAGGATGAAAAAACAGCCCGTCAAGTCGGTGAAGTGCGTGCATCGAACGCGATCCAAGTGTCCCGATCCGAGAAGACGCGCGTCACCCTGGATAACTTGTTTGATCAGATGAAGCAAGGGGAAATGAAAGAACTGAACCTGATCGTAAAAGGCGATGTGCAAGGATCGGTTGAAGCATTGGCGGCATCTCTCATGAAAATCGACGTAGAGGGCGTTAATGTGAAAATCATCCACACGGGTGCCGGTGCAATCACGGAATCGGATATTTCCCTGGCAGCCGCATCCAATGCGATTGTCATCGGCTTTAATGTCCGCCCGGATGTTAATGCGAAGCGCGCAGCTGAAGCGGAAGGAGTCGATATCCGTCTCCACCGGATCATTTATAAAGTGATCGAAGAAATCGAATTTGCCATGAAGGGCCTTCTGGATCCTGAGTTCGAAGAAAAAATCATCGGTCAGGCTGAAGTCCGCAATGTCTTTAAAGTTTCCAAAGTGGGCACCATCGCAGGAAGCTATGTAACAGATGGTAAAATCACGCGCGACAGCGGAGTGCGTGTCATCCGTGACAGCATTGTTATTTTTGAAGGTGAAATCGATACGCTAAAGCGGTTCAAAGATGACGTAAAAGAAGTAGCACAAGGCTATGAGTGCGGGATTACGATCAAGAATTTCAATGACGCCAAAGAATTGGATGTCATCGAAGCGTACGTCATGGAAGAAATCGCACGCAAATGA
- the pnp gene encoding polyribonucleotide nucleotidyltransferase, protein MEQNKKVYTLDWAGRQLQVEVGQLAKQANGAALIRYGDTAVLSSATASKKPKPLDFFPLTVNYEERLYAVGKIPGGFIKREGRPSEKATLISRLIDRPIRPLFPDGFRNEVQVISMVMSVDQDCPSDMAAMFGSSLALMISDIPFGGPIAGVTVGLVDGEFIINPTNAQMEKSSINLIVAGTKDAVNMVEAGAKEVPEETMLEAIMFGHNEIKRLISFQEEIAAEVGKEKTEVQLYELDAELTDQIKAAALEDMNKAVQVQEKQERAEAINEVKERVLADYEDADDDVKKQAGQILDKMVKDEVRRLITEEKVRPDGRTPDEIRPLSSEVGVLSRTHGSGLFTRGQTQALSVCTLGALGDVQIIDGLGLEESKRFMHHYNFPLFSVGETGPIRGPGRREIGHGALGERALEVVIPDENEFPYTIRLVSEVLESNGSTSQASICASTLALMEAGVPIKAPVAGIAMGLVKKGDNYTVLSDIQGMEDHLGDMDFKVAGTAAGVTALQMDIKIEGLSREILEEALLQAKKGRMHILDSMLATISEPRKQLSAFAPKITVIKINPDKIRDVIGPGGKVINKIIEETGVKIDTEQDGTIFISSVNEEMNARAKQIIEEIVREAKVGEYYLGKVKRIEKFGAFLELFKGKDGLLHISEIQEERTKNVEDVLKLGDELLVKVIEIDNQGRVNLSRKTVLKEEKQAAEKQS, encoded by the coding sequence ATGGAGCAAAATAAAAAAGTCTATACATTGGATTGGGCAGGCCGCCAATTGCAAGTGGAAGTCGGCCAGCTGGCAAAACAGGCAAACGGAGCGGCACTCATCCGCTATGGCGATACAGCGGTGCTGTCATCGGCAACAGCTTCCAAAAAACCGAAACCGCTTGATTTCTTTCCGCTGACAGTCAATTACGAAGAACGGTTGTATGCAGTCGGAAAAATCCCCGGCGGGTTCATCAAACGGGAAGGCCGTCCGTCTGAAAAAGCGACATTGATCAGCCGATTGATTGACCGGCCGATCCGGCCATTGTTCCCTGATGGTTTCCGAAACGAAGTCCAGGTGATTTCGATGGTCATGTCAGTGGATCAGGACTGCCCATCCGATATGGCGGCGATGTTCGGATCTTCCCTCGCACTTATGATTTCCGATATTCCTTTCGGCGGTCCGATTGCCGGGGTTACAGTCGGCCTCGTAGATGGTGAGTTCATCATTAACCCGACAAATGCCCAGATGGAAAAAAGCAGCATTAATCTGATTGTTGCCGGAACAAAAGATGCGGTGAACATGGTGGAAGCCGGTGCGAAAGAAGTTCCGGAAGAAACGATGCTTGAAGCAATCATGTTCGGCCATAATGAGATTAAACGGCTGATTTCATTCCAGGAAGAAATTGCTGCGGAAGTCGGTAAAGAAAAGACCGAAGTGCAATTGTATGAATTGGATGCAGAACTGACAGACCAGATCAAGGCCGCTGCACTGGAAGACATGAACAAAGCGGTTCAGGTACAGGAAAAGCAGGAGCGCGCAGAAGCGATCAACGAAGTGAAAGAACGGGTCCTCGCTGATTATGAAGATGCAGATGATGACGTGAAAAAGCAAGCTGGACAGATTCTAGATAAGATGGTGAAAGATGAAGTCCGCCGCTTGATCACTGAAGAAAAAGTCCGCCCGGATGGACGGACACCGGACGAGATTCGTCCGCTGTCTTCAGAAGTTGGTGTATTGAGCCGGACGCACGGTTCCGGTCTATTTACGCGCGGACAGACGCAGGCGTTGAGCGTCTGTACGCTCGGGGCACTCGGTGATGTTCAGATCATTGACGGACTGGGTCTTGAAGAATCCAAGCGATTCATGCACCATTATAATTTCCCGCTGTTTTCAGTCGGTGAAACCGGTCCGATCCGTGGGCCGGGCCGCCGTGAAATCGGACATGGGGCACTCGGCGAACGCGCACTTGAAGTGGTGATTCCGGATGAAAATGAATTCCCATACACCATCCGTCTTGTTTCGGAAGTGCTGGAATCCAATGGTTCCACTTCACAGGCAAGCATCTGTGCATCGACACTTGCATTGATGGAAGCTGGCGTTCCGATTAAAGCACCCGTTGCCGGTATCGCGATGGGCCTTGTGAAAAAAGGGGATAATTATACCGTTCTCTCGGACATCCAGGGAATGGAAGATCACCTGGGAGACATGGACTTTAAAGTGGCGGGAACAGCTGCAGGTGTGACGGCACTTCAAATGGATATCAAAATCGAAGGGCTGTCCCGGGAGATTCTGGAAGAAGCGTTGCTGCAGGCGAAAAAAGGCCGCATGCACATCCTGGACAGCATGCTTGCCACCATTTCTGAGCCGCGTAAGCAGCTGTCCGCGTTTGCACCTAAGATCACAGTGATCAAAATCAATCCGGATAAGATCCGCGATGTGATCGGACCGGGCGGAAAAGTGATCAATAAGATCATTGAAGAAACGGGCGTTAAAATTGACACTGAACAGGATGGCACAATTTTCATTTCCTCGGTCAATGAGGAGATGAATGCACGGGCCAAACAGATTATTGAAGAAATTGTCCGTGAAGCGAAAGTCGGGGAGTACTACCTCGGCAAAGTGAAGCGGATCGAGAAATTCGGTGCATTCCTGGAATTGTTCAAAGGCAAGGATGGCTTGCTTCATATTTCTGAAATCCAGGAAGAACGGACGAAGAATGTGGAAGATGTCCTTAAACTTGGAGATGAACTGCTCGTCAAAGTCATCGAAATCGATAACCAGGGACGCGTCAACCTGTCCCGTAAAACGGTACTGAAAGAAGAAAAACAGGCAGCAGAAAAACAAAGCTGA
- the rimP gene encoding ribosome maturation factor RimP: MSRITEQVEQIAQPIISGLNLELVDVEFVKEGKNWFLRVYVDNPESTIDIEQCAAVSEKLSEELDARDPIEQNYFLEVSSPGAERPLKKERDFANAIGKYVYIKTYEPIDGLKEFEGYLRQADEQEVTVEIKIKTRKKTVVIGRDKIAVARLAIDFSAPLDR; this comes from the coding sequence ATGAGCAGAATAACCGAGCAAGTTGAACAGATTGCACAGCCGATCATTAGCGGCCTGAACCTGGAGCTGGTGGATGTCGAGTTTGTGAAAGAAGGAAAGAACTGGTTCCTGCGGGTTTACGTGGATAACCCGGAAAGTACGATTGATATCGAACAATGTGCAGCGGTCAGTGAAAAACTCAGCGAGGAACTTGATGCAAGGGATCCGATCGAACAGAATTATTTTCTGGAAGTATCATCCCCCGGTGCTGAGCGGCCGCTGAAAAAAGAACGGGATTTTGCAAATGCCATCGGGAAGTACGTCTATATTAAGACATACGAGCCGATTGATGGCCTGAAGGAATTCGAAGGGTATCTTCGGCAGGCGGATGAACAGGAAGTCACAGTGGAAATCAAAATCAAGACCCGCAAAAAAACAGTGGTGATCGGCCGTGATAAAATCGCAGTGGCACGCCTTGCAATTGATTTTTCCGCCCCGCTTGACCGATAA
- a CDS encoding DUF503 domain-containing protein, which produces MIVYAECEFFIPTAHSLKEKRAVLQRMLVRARQKFNISAAEIDHQDVWQRTRLALVTVASSREAADREMQRVLYFLDSNSAWERLETETDYL; this is translated from the coding sequence ATGATCGTTTATGCGGAATGCGAATTCTTTATTCCAACCGCACATTCGTTAAAAGAAAAACGGGCCGTATTGCAGCGTATGCTCGTACGGGCCCGGCAGAAATTTAATATTTCCGCTGCCGAGATTGATCATCAGGATGTCTGGCAGCGGACGCGCCTTGCGCTTGTGACTGTTGCTTCGAGTAGAGAAGCGGCAGATCGGGAAATGCAGCGTGTGCTGTATTTTCTGGACAGCAATTCAGCATGGGAGCGGCTTGAGACAGAGACAGACTATTTATAA
- the rnpM gene encoding RNase P modulator RnpM, whose amino-acid sequence MAMQRKIPMRKCVATGEMFPKKEMIRVVRSKEGEVSVDSTGKKSGRGAYVSKSEEAVAAAKKRKSLNTQLEADIPEEVYEELLRLIRREQLKQ is encoded by the coding sequence ATGGCTATGCAGAGGAAAATACCTATGCGAAAATGCGTGGCAACCGGTGAAATGTTTCCAAAGAAGGAAATGATCCGGGTGGTCCGCTCCAAAGAAGGCGAAGTGTCGGTGGATAGCACCGGCAAAAAATCCGGACGGGGAGCCTATGTATCCAAATCGGAAGAAGCGGTGGCGGCGGCCAAAAAAAGAAAGTCGCTGAATACGCAATTGGAAGCTGATATTCCGGAAGAAGTTTATGAAGAACTTCTGCGCCTGATCAGACGGGAGCAGCTGAAGCAGTGA
- a CDS encoding YlxQ family RNA-binding protein: MSAHEIYQTLGLAARARKITTGEELVIKEVRNGNAKLVLLSEDASKNTSKKLHDKCKSYKVDLRVFGTRSEIGHAIGKDERVTVAVTDSGFAKKFIRLFDEFNKG; encoded by the coding sequence GTGAGTGCACATGAAATTTATCAGACACTGGGTCTTGCAGCCAGAGCCCGCAAAATCACGACAGGCGAAGAGCTCGTCATCAAAGAAGTGCGGAACGGCAATGCCAAACTGGTGCTGTTATCAGAAGATGCATCAAAAAATACGAGTAAAAAGCTGCATGATAAATGCAAGAGCTATAAAGTCGATCTGCGTGTATTCGGCACGCGGTCCGAAATCGGGCATGCGATCGGCAAGGATGAGCGTGTAACAGTAGCTGTAACAGACAGCGGCTTCGCAAAGAAGTTCATACGTTTATTCGACGAATTTAACAAGGGGTGA
- a CDS encoding bifunctional riboflavin kinase/FAD synthetase, whose amino-acid sequence MEVIQLSYPNHHRPEQDIGPLSLALGFFDGVHIGHQRVIGEAIRKAEELNIRSAVMTFDPHPSVVLSGKRTDVCYITPLQQKLEVLDSLGVDVCLVVRFTSEFAQLTPEQFIRFFIKDLQVRHVTAGFDFSFGKRGEGKMADMERFSDHAFGVSVVTKQEADGEKISSTRIRELLRRGEVNEVRQLMGRPFRTKGIVVHGDKRGRTIGFPTANIRPADESFLPGTGVFAVRIFVQDKAYDGVCNVGYKPTFENPDDKKLSIEVHIPGFDKSIYGEEVAVDWYRRIRDEQKFSGIDELKMQIARDKEEAIRYFKG is encoded by the coding sequence ATGGAAGTCATTCAATTGAGCTACCCGAATCATCACCGGCCGGAACAGGATATAGGGCCATTGTCACTTGCACTCGGATTCTTTGACGGCGTACATATCGGACACCAGCGGGTGATCGGCGAGGCGATCCGGAAAGCGGAAGAGCTTAATATCCGATCGGCTGTCATGACATTTGATCCCCATCCATCCGTTGTGCTCAGCGGCAAACGGACCGATGTGTGCTATATTACACCGCTTCAGCAAAAGCTGGAAGTTTTGGATTCACTCGGAGTGGATGTATGTCTTGTCGTTCGTTTTACTTCTGAATTTGCCCAATTGACGCCTGAACAATTTATCCGATTTTTCATTAAAGACCTTCAAGTCCGCCATGTGACAGCCGGTTTTGATTTTTCATTCGGCAAGCGCGGCGAGGGAAAGATGGCGGACATGGAACGGTTCAGCGATCATGCATTCGGTGTTTCTGTGGTAACCAAACAGGAAGCGGATGGTGAAAAAATCAGTTCAACCCGGATTCGCGAATTGCTCCGGCGAGGGGAAGTGAACGAAGTCCGGCAGTTGATGGGCCGGCCGTTCCGCACGAAAGGCATCGTGGTTCACGGGGACAAACGGGGCCGGACGATCGGCTTTCCGACGGCGAATATCCGGCCGGCTGATGAGTCCTTTCTGCCTGGAACCGGTGTTTTCGCCGTCCGGATCTTTGTGCAGGATAAGGCTTATGACGGCGTCTGCAACGTCGGTTATAAGCCAACGTTTGAAAATCCGGATGACAAAAAATTATCGATTGAAGTGCACATTCCGGGATTCGACAAGTCCATCTACGGGGAAGAAGTAGCTGTTGATTGGTACCGGCGCATCCGGGATGAACAGAAATTCTCAGGCATTGATGAACTGAAAATGCAGATTGCCCGGGATAAAGAAGAAGCAATACGCTATTTTAAAGGATAG
- the rbfA gene encoding 30S ribosome-binding factor RbfA — MTMRSNRVAEQMKKELSDIISRKLKDPRIGFVTVTDVEVTGDLQQATVYISVLGDEKQQEETLLGLSKSKGFIRSEIGQRIRLRKTPELLFEFDTSVAYGNRIDSLLRDIQDPKDHQ, encoded by the coding sequence ATGACTATGCGTTCCAACCGGGTAGCGGAGCAGATGAAGAAAGAGTTGAGTGACATCATCAGCCGCAAGCTGAAAGATCCCCGTATCGGATTTGTCACGGTTACCGACGTGGAAGTGACCGGCGATCTGCAGCAGGCCACTGTCTACATCAGTGTGCTTGGCGATGAAAAGCAGCAGGAAGAAACACTGCTTGGCTTATCTAAATCGAAAGGGTTTATCCGTTCCGAAATCGGCCAGCGGATCCGTTTGCGCAAAACGCCGGAACTGCTGTTCGAATTTGATACTTCTGTTGCGTACGGCAATCGAATTGATTCGCTGCTGCGTGATATTCAGGACCCGAAAGACCATCAATAA
- the rpsO gene encoding 30S ribosomal protein S15, producing the protein MAITQERKTELISEYRVHETDTGSPEIQIAILTEEINNLNEHLRTHKKDHHSRRGLFKMVGRRRNLLKYLRENDVQRYRQLINRLGLRR; encoded by the coding sequence ATGGCAATCACACAAGAACGCAAAACTGAACTGATTAGCGAATACCGAGTTCACGAGACGGATACTGGGTCTCCTGAAATTCAAATCGCAATCCTGACAGAAGAGATCAACAACTTGAACGAACACTTGCGCACGCATAAAAAAGATCACCACTCGCGCCGCGGTCTCTTCAAAATGGTCGGACGCCGTCGTAACTTGCTGAAGTATCTTCGTGAAAACGATGTTCAACGTTACCGTCAACTGATCAACCGTCTCGGCCTTCGCCGATAA
- the truB gene encoding tRNA pseudouridine(55) synthase TruB: MELNGILPLWKERGMTSHDCVFKLRKILKMKKIGHTGTLDPDVEGVLPICIGQATKVAEYLTDSGKAYRAEVTLGYSTETEDASGEMVEENTEEKQITREQLQEVLKGLTGEITQVPPMYSAVKVNGRRLYEYARKGIEVKRPERKALIHSIELVSPETVWSGRLIRFTIDVKCGKGTYIRTLAVQIGEALGYPAHMSRLTRTASGNFSQRDCVTLAEVAAHAETGAVKEILKPVSYALSDFPAIELEEKLRFFILNGQVLDCHPLLENQRALVFTEDGVPVAVYRQHPTKPGKMKPEKMFPASGKEEV, encoded by the coding sequence ATGGAATTAAATGGAATATTACCACTCTGGAAAGAGCGAGGCATGACTTCCCATGATTGTGTCTTTAAACTGAGAAAAATCCTGAAGATGAAGAAAATCGGCCACACGGGCACGCTTGATCCGGATGTGGAAGGCGTGCTGCCTATCTGTATCGGACAAGCAACCAAGGTGGCCGAGTATCTGACCGATTCAGGAAAAGCCTACCGGGCAGAAGTGACGCTTGGTTACTCCACGGAAACAGAAGATGCCAGCGGTGAAATGGTTGAGGAGAATACGGAAGAAAAACAGATAACCAGGGAACAGCTGCAGGAAGTCCTGAAAGGATTGACAGGTGAAATCACCCAGGTTCCGCCCATGTATTCAGCTGTGAAAGTGAATGGCCGCCGGCTGTATGAATATGCCCGCAAAGGCATTGAAGTGAAAAGACCGGAGCGAAAAGCCCTTATCCATTCCATTGAACTGGTAAGTCCGGAGACAGTATGGTCCGGACGGCTGATCCGGTTTACGATAGATGTGAAATGTGGAAAGGGGACATATATCCGCACGCTAGCTGTTCAGATCGGGGAAGCGCTCGGCTATCCTGCTCATATGTCGCGCTTGACGCGAACCGCATCCGGAAATTTCAGCCAGCGTGACTGCGTGACACTCGCCGAAGTGGCGGCGCATGCAGAAACAGGAGCAGTGAAGGAAATACTGAAGCCAGTCAGCTACGCGCTTTCCGATTTCCCTGCCATCGAGCTGGAGGAAAAGCTCCGTTTTTTCATATTGAACGGTCAAGTACTGGACTGTCATCCGCTGCTTGAAAATCAGCGGGCGCTCGTATTCACAGAAGACGGCGTACCGGTTGCAGTTTACCGGCAGCACCCGACGAAACCCGGTAAGATGAAACCGGAAAAAATGTTTCCCGCCAGCGGAAAAGAAGAGGTGTAA